From Punica granatum isolate Tunisia-2019 chromosome 1, ASM765513v2, whole genome shotgun sequence:
AAACAAGTTTCCAAGCTTTCACATTGAATCACATGTTCAGGATGACTtacaataagaaaaaaatagcaCCGCCTCCAAATTCAACAGTGAGCATTGAGACAAGAACATTTcattcattaaattttttatgattatAAACAAAATTAGATTTTAGACGAATCCTGAACACAGTTAGCAGCTACGAGTgccaaagaaattaataatcaGCTCAGGTACCAAACATCTTCATTTTCCATGTTAGTTGTTCTGCCTCTTCCAACTGTTCGTTTCATATTTAACATAACTCAAATCCCTGTGTACTATACCACTTGACCATGAGATGACCGCAAAGCATCAAAGACAGATCCTGAATTATGCCACTGTTACAAGAGAGAATGGCCTGTCGTCGTTTTAGCAGTACAAGGAACAATGTGCATAGCCAATTATGCAGCGGCAACAAAAGAGGGTAATAGTAGTGCATAGTTTGCGTTGCGCTTACAGAAAGCATCCAAGAAGGAGAAAGCATCAATGACGGCCCCGGGATTTTGATTGATGAGGGGCGAGATGGAGAGTTGAATTCATGAGACTATAGGGCAAAAACAGATAACTTCATCAAAAATCAAGAGAGTCCAGGGAAATCTTTCCAGACTCTCATATCGACCGATTTATATGCTCGTAGCGACATCATTCTTTCAGTTATATGGTATTGCCATCTATTCACTGCCGCAGACCCATATCCACTTTATAGGCTTCCGTCCAGACAGATAGCAATTGAAATTCTTATCATGTGCCCTTATCTGTCAATCTGACCATTCTAGCCCTTTCTATAGAAAATGAGCAATAGAATACATTGAACTGCATTACCAGTACCAAAGAGCACAAACTATAGGCCTCTTATACAGCCAGAGATGAGAGGGTAGCCATTAACCTTTGAAAAGAACTTTTGAGCATGACTTCTGATCTGAACAGCAGTCTTTGTTCCTATATGTTCTGCGGAGCACCaagcaaaagagaaaaaggagagAACGAATGGGTACCCAATTAACAGGTATAAACCACAGGAACTCTATACTGAATGAATCTTTCTATGAAATAACCatagttatcaattaattagcTAAATACACGAGTTGTATGAACACAGTAGAAACTAACATATAATCGCCACCTGCAAATTCGACAAGAAGCCCTATATTGGCATGTCAATCAGAGGACAGAATGAATAGGAATCAAATGGGATAAACACCTTCAATGCGCTGCCAAGCTCGTCCATAGAGCTTCAGGGCTTCCAGGAACCTGTTATGCTCCTCCTCGGTCCATCGCTCCCTTTGCTTGGTGATAGTGTAGGGCTTCCTCGTCTGGGATTCAGATATTGACACACAGAGTAGATAAACTTTTGAAGGAACCTTAAAGAATCAAGAAGAGTAAAGTAACAGAGGTATGACCTTGATGATGACGTCTTCCCCGGAGGAGTAGGTGTCCATGAGCGGATCCGGGCAGCTGCGAGTTGCTTCAAATTCTCCCGAACCAGCAACTGATAGAACAGGAACCTTCTTTCGCCTCTTCTGACACAACTATCATGGCCACGACGGTAGAAGCGGGACAGTAGAGGGGCGGCGTGGGAGAGCACTAGTActgcaaaagagaagaaaCAACAGCAACTGATAGAGATCCGTCTACGCTTTGAATCATCACAACTATGCATTCCACTTCGGAACCACTCAAAAAGAAACTATCAATATGCGCGAATTGGGGGAAGTTCTTCACCAAGTTCCAGGAGGAGAGCGTTTCCCGAAACCACCGTGACCGATACAGACCAACACAGAGTGggtggagagagagggaggaggaggaggaggagagcgGAACACGACACTCCTTCTCCTCCAAAACCGACCCCGAACCCGAAACACACAAAACAAAACTCCTCAATTCAGAATCCTCACCAAATCGATATCTGCCGAGCCCCTGCCAAAGTATCTCACCAATCAAAAACCCTGCCCCTAACAAACTTTCTCAATGATCAGCAACTGCAGCAGCATCAACTCTCTGCTCAGCTGAGAATGAAAAGCAACACacagtataaaaaaaaaaaaaacaaataaacatCGCCGTGGGGAGATTGATCTTCGCCCTACGCAGAGCAGAAAGGGGGGATTTCAGGGAATGACCTTGTGGGGGAGAGTGAAGCGGATGTGAGCTAAGCCATGGGAGCGAGTCGAGTCGAGTCGAGTCGAGGATCACGCATCCATCGGAATGCTCGCCGGGATGCCCAGACACGGGATTGGAACTCGCAATGGCGGATCAATCGGAACGAAGCAGAAGCAGAAGCAGAAGCAGAAGCAGAACAGTAGAAgcaggagggagaagagggagaagaaAAGCAGGGGGGGGAATGAGACCTAAAGCACCAGAAGCTACAGCTTGCGGTGGACTGAGGAACAATCTCAGCCACTACTAATTCTTGTGGAATTATTTTTCTCGCAAAAATTTAATCATTTTCCagcatttattttatttattctttgatttttaattCGAAATTCAGGTCACATATTTGAGGCTGCGAGGCCGCGACGGGGAGGAGGCATGTCCACGTGGAGCGAAACTAGTGGCTGGCTCCCCAAAAGCACCAACCCATGCGCTTTTCTCCCCTCAAtctattatttctttttctttttttaattttgttgcTCTTTTAATTGCCGGGGTGGGCCCCGCTCCCCATCTTCAAATCTCGACCACAAGCTCCATCCCGGGGTTAAGTCTGTAAAAGCGCATCCAACGTTGCATGGCGGGCCCGGATTACGTGGCGCCGTTGGACCAATCGGGATTCTCTGCCCCTGCTTGACAAATTTGCCCTTTTACTGGGACCGGCCAACGCATAatatcatattattatatcatatcataataTCATAATATCAAATTTCCGCCGTTGGACCATTGCGGCTAGCGGCAACGCAGCAACTATTGTCGTGGGCAAGAGCAGTAAAGTAGAGGAGCAGCGACTCATTGACGTGTGTGTTGCGGACTGTAGAGCAAGACAAAAACGAGGAGGCTCGGGGAATATCTACTAGGTGAGGTTGTCAAAGGAGATCTACCATGTGAGGGGTCGGGGAGCCCCGCTATTAGAAGGGAGGGGCTCAAGGTTCGGGAACACTCTGTTTTGTGGGGGTGAGGAGTGCTAGGTTTTTTCTCCGatttaatatattaacattataatatatatatatatatataaattaattataattctgATTTCGATTTCGATTATGGATACTCAATAGAATCGGAATCGGCTTTCACTGGTTCCTCACAATGCTACCCGATCCTATCCTATTCTTCTTTGGATCTATCCAAAACCTACCCATTATTATAGGTTTTCGAATATACCGGGCACTCATGCAAATTCCTAATTATCACGTAATATTTTCCCTATTCTTCtgggtttttctttctttcttttttgaatttttctatggataataaaattcaatgaaattttgtgGCCTGTGTGAGATTGGAGGGGTATGGGACCGTAGGGAGAAGTATGAAAAGGGCACCGTGCGTTGGCCTACGTGGATCCCATGGGTGCTACGTGGCGTTTGGTGGATAGTGCGACTCCGGGAGAGAACACCATAATATGTGGACTTGGAACTAGAACCgttgaaattttgattttggatTCAGTCCGATGATCTCACGCTTCCTCCTGCTTTTGATTGAAAGCAAATGGTGCTACTAAAGAGTTTGGCAACGTTAAATTAGATTTGAGAAGGGACGGATGCAATCGGGATTCGACGTGACAATCGATAAGTTTCTTGTGTTGTTTACAGTTTAGTTGTGAAATTCATGATATAGATTTATCTTGGAATGAAAAATTATCGAACCGTTTCGGGAAAATTGCACTATAAgctacgttttttttttttgccacttTCGCTTCCTAGCATGTCTTTTAAACTTGGAGCATCGCTGTACAAAATCGGTCTATTCTATCAAATCTAACATGCGGTTTAATgtcaagaaattaaaagatgaAGATGTAAAACCGAGCTGGCCTTCACGGAAGACCGTCCCTGCACATGTGACGCAATATGtggacaaaataaaatataaaaaataaagaaaattatatatatattttttaaaaaaaatacaataccTCAAGCGAAGGGAATAGGGGCGATTGGGCCGACGTCACTCTCTCCCCCAAGACAAGATGAGATTGTCACTCGCTAAGTAAATAATCACAATCCAAATTAGTTGAATCATTTACGAGTCCAATCATATCATAATCGATCGTACAAAATACATAACATCGACATGACCATGataatgtgattttaaaatattaacataACGATAATAAAGATAATGACAAGCCCCCGAGCCTTAAAACATGGAAGATTCatcattttctaattttctaaaatttaacCTCATCTCTGTTCTGCTCGACCTCTAACTCTCTGTGTATGTTTTGGTTTTGGCCGGAAGAGAATGGAGAAGACAGCTTAAATAAGCAAAGGAAGGCGGTGGATTTTAAGGGATGATTAAGAAGAAACGTTGAATTGGCCGATTTCAATGGAGGATATGGCACATGTAAAAGCAATTTTACACTTGGAAAGTGAAATTTCAAACATATCTCATACCAGTAgaaaatcattttaaaatcaattatcaaatatcaaattatattggcaaataaaaaatatggaaaTTTACGTGTATAGCTTTATGTAAAaattacatacatatatgatatgatgcGTGAATGTatctttataaaattaaaatttaacttAATATATACGTGTATAACACTACAAAATGTCGAAATTCCATGCATATACTCAGTGTTCCTTCCGTGTTTTGTCGATGTGGAATTTGCCTAGGATGTTACACTTGGACCTCccttataaccaaaaaaataaaaaataaaaaatagattcTCTCTTCTGCCCAATGTATCTAATATTATTTCGATCGAATTAGATGCCGATAACTATCTACTATGGAAGGCTCAAATTGAAGCCATTCTTCTTTGTCAGGATCTCATGGTCTATGTTGTTGGTCATGCCCTTGCCCACCTTGGTTTGTTGTCGATCCTGCCAGTGCCCCGATCATCAATCCTCTTTTTGTCTCATGGAGCAAGACCGATCGATATATTCTTCGTAGTATCATTAATGCTACTACACTTTGGACTGAAATTTTTCTGGAGGTTCATGATCCTCGCTCTCATGAAATCTGGGGGACATCACACGCCACTTTGTAGATCAATGTGCGCCCAAAGAGATTGGCCTTAAGCTCACCCTACAGAATGCAAAACTAAAGCTTGATCAATCATTTGCAGATCACCTTCGTCAATCGAAGGCCTTCGCCGAGTGTGTTTCTATCAAGGATCTTATTCTTCAGGCTTTAAATAGGCTGCCTCAGGAATATGATTTGCCTTAGTTGTTTCTGTGACTCATGGTTCGATCCTCTTACGTTTATAGATCTTCGATCAAAGACTGTTAATTCAAGAACAAAGGATTCGACATAGCCTCTCTCAGCTGAACCCACCCAGCATCGGCATTTGTCACGTCCAGAATCAAAACAGTGCCCAATGTGGGAGAGGTCGTAATTCTCATGGCCGTGGTGGCCGTGGATTCGATAATGGAGGTGGCCATGGGTTTCAACAGTCCGGTTCCTCATCTCAACTCCCGGCCGAGGAAGGGGTGACCAACAACAATTTGTTCCTTCGTTGAATGAATCCAGCGTCCTTGGTTCCAGTCCGTTGTCAGTTTGTCAGATTTGCAATATCATCGGTCACAAGGCCATTCAATGTCACCAGTGGTTTTAATCATGCTTTTATACGACATCGGGACATCGAGAAGTCGCTTTCATCGCTTTCTATTGTTACCTATTAAAGAAGCAACTTGACATACCAGCTCAGAGTCTCTACATTTACTTCGTGTTTATCGGGTCCTGACTTGGCTAGAAACCTTAGTTATGTTTGTCAGTTGTGCCATGATAATGAGTGCTCTACTAATTTTGATGGCCGATCATTTTGTTTGAAGGATCAAAAAATGGGAAGGTGCTTCTACGAGCTGATTCGTTCGAGGGGGGCTTGTACCCCGATACCCAATTATTTGGTGTAATCCACAATCATCTTCCATTGTTGCTTCAAGTGCATCTATTGTCCCATGGCATGCTCGCTTAGGTCACTCCAATGGTCAAGTTTTAGGAAACCTAGGGAAGTTGAGGTTTTGTTCAGTTTAATGTTCTTTTTTGTCCAGGTACACATGtcgtcttcttctcctctatTCTGTGATCCTCAGATCGAGTCTTCATCCTCTCCTTTGCCGGCACAAATAAAATCTTTCCTTCATTCAAGTTCAtctccctcttcttctccacaaATCTCCCACCATTCCATGATTACTTGGTCTTAATCCGGAATTTCAAAGCCTTGTTATCTTCTCGATTTATCTAGTGTTAAAGTTGAGACTCCTACATATTATACACTAAGGCATTGCAGGATCCTCGATGGCCAATGAATTTAATGCCTTGTTTGCAAATCGAACTTGGGATCTTGTTCCGCCAGATTCTACTAAAAACTTCGTGAGCTGTAAATGGGGTTTATAGGATAAAAGGAATGCCTAGATGGCACGGCTGAGCAGTTCAAGGCTGTTTCAAGAAGTAAGCAGGGCTGATCAGATCATGATGAGACTTCTAGTCCGGTTGTTAGACCTGTTACTATTCGTGCTATTTTGTCCATTACTTTTATCAGGTGACTGGCCGATTCGTCAATTGGATGTGAAGAATGCTTTTCTTCACGGCATTTCGAATAAAGAGGTTTGCATGAAGCAACCTCCTAGCTTCACTCATCTAGATTTTCTGAACCACATTTGTCATCTTAAAAGGGTGATTTACGATCTCAAGCAGGCTCCTCGTGCCTGGTTTTCTTGGTTCAGCGACTATCTTCTGTTTTTATCGGATTCGTTGCTAGCACAGCCGGCTCCTTTTACATATGATGATACCGTGCTGGGTATcagatttatttatattactcTTGTGGaggatattattattactggTGATTCCGCTTTCGGTATTAAGTTCTATCATCTCCCAAATGTCTGTTGagtttgccatgaaggatctGTTGAGTTGGCCATGAATGATCAGGggatcattattattattttgcatTGAAGCATGACAACATGTACCCGGGATTCATTTATCTCAGTCGAAGTATATTTCTGAACTTCTTCGACATTTCAATCTAGATAAAGGTCAAGCTTGTCTCGACACCTCTTGCCTCTATGATGTCGATGGCAATGGATGGTGAACTTATTTCGGATTCTGCTAAGTACATTCTAATGGTTGCTGCACTTCAGTATGTCACTCTGACCAGGCTTGATAGTTCTTTTGCTGTTAGTGTTGTCGATCAATACATGCACCAGCCATGTGTTCCGCATCTTCTGGCCGTGAAGCAGATTTTTCGGTATTCGGCTAGGACCATTTCCCATGGTTTCTGATTGAACGATCTACTCCAGCTTCTCTTACAGCATATCCCGGACGTCATTCAATTGGCTGGTTGGGCTGATACCACCCAACGTTCCACCTCTGGCACGCCAACAAGCAGCCCACTGTTGCTCGTTCTCTAGTATTGAGGCAGAGTATTGCTCAGTTGCTCACTGTGTTGCGGAGGCTGTTAGGATCTGTCACTTATTGCGGGAATTTGGCATCTCTTTATCTACTCCTCTCACGATCTTCTGCGAAAATGTTTTTGCCACCTATTTTAGTTGTGAAACCGGTCTTTCATGCTCGTACTAAGCATATCGAGCTTGATTTCTGTTTTGTTGCGTGAACGTATGGCTACTAAGGCTCTTCGAGTTCATTATGTTCCAAGTACCGATCAATTTGGCGATATTTTCACTAAAGGTCTTTCTAGATCCCGTCATGCTCTTCCTAGGTGCAATGTTCGTTATGTTCCTTCTAGATaactctctcatctctctctcgtctcccttctctctcttgtctctctcatctctctctctctcgtcttTCTcccgcctctctctctcctatttctcgtctctctcctctccctcaTCTCTCTTGCTCCCTCtcgtgagagagagagattagtGTCATGTATCTCACACCCCACCAAATCTCTCTCTAATCAATTATGTGTGCTAATTTTTCTGTACCAATGTGTTATATAACGACATACTTTTTGTACTTAATTGTTACAATAAAAACCTTTTGTACCAATAAATTACATCattcaaactttttgtactaaTACGTTACACTAAGCAAACcttttgtatcaaattgttaTACCTCTAAAATACTTCCACTAACACGTATGATTTTTCtgtctcttggctttcctatCCAATTTTGTCCACGTCAACTACCTCATCAACAACCATGTGCCACGTCATTTGATACGTCAACAGGAACTAATGGCGTTATTCTGAAATTGACGGATTGTACTAAATTGTTACGTCtttcaaactttttatacctCTGGTGagaaaaaacattttggaccaaaCACAAACTTTTTTTCGGATTGTGACAGCACAGCACAGCACAGCACAAGTATCACTTGGAGTTGGAGGACTAAAACGTAGATAAAAAGTTTAATTGGGATAAATTGATAATAATGTAAGAGTACAGGGACCAGTCTCGGCAGACGCAGTTCCCTAGCTCTCCCTCGCCTCTCTTCCTGCTCGATCGATCGGATCTATCCACCGAGAACGAAACTGTGAATTTGCCTCAAAAAGTCTGTCACAGTGGCGACGGAGCTGCCGGACTCCGCCGACGAACCCCTCCATTACCGAGCTGTCCCTGTGtgaggaaggaagaagaacaacaaggaagaagaagaaggaggagaaaGAGATGGCATCGCCTTCTCTAGCTTCAAATGGAGCGGAAGAAGCCAATGAAGACGGAACCTCGTCGTCGTCGATCCATTTCGGGGCACCGGAGGCGCTGTCGCACGTGCAGAGCCTGACGGACGTCGGAGCCATGACCCGGCTCCTCCACGAGTGCATCGCCTACCAGAGGGCCCTCGATGTGGAGCTGGACACCCTGCTCTCCCGCCGCTCCGACCTCGACCGCCACCTCCTCAACCTCCAGAAGTCCGCCCACGTCCTCGATATCGTCAAGTCCGACTCCGACCACATGCTCTCCAATGTCCGGTCGACGTCCCAGCTGGCGGATCAGGTGAGCGGCAAGGTCAGGGAGCTGGATCTGGCGCAATCCCGGGTCAACTCCACGCTCCTCCACCTCGACGCCATTGTCGACCGCAACAACTGCATCGAAGCGGTCAAGAAGGCGCTCGAGCACGAGGACTTCGAGGCCGCCGCCAAGTGCGTCCAGACCTTCCTTCAGATCGACGCCAAATACGGTAGAGACGCCCGGGGATGGGAGCAGATGATGGCCTCCAAGCGGCAGCTCGAATCCATTGTTAGGAAGAGGCTTTCCGCCGCCATCGACCAGCGGGACCACCCCACCGTCCTCCGCTTCATCCGCCTCTACTCCCCACTCGCCCTAGAGGACGAGGGCCTCCAGGCCTATGTGGGCTACCTCAAGAAGGTTATCGGCATGAGGTCCCGCCTCGAGTTCGAGCAGCTGCTTGAGCTTGTGCAGGATCCCCATGGCTCGCAGGCCAATTTCGTCGGGTGCCTGACCAACCTCTTCAAGGACATTGTCCTAGCTGTCGAGGAGAATCACGATATCCTCCGCAGCCTCTGTGGGGAAGACGGGATTGTTTACGCCATCTGTGAGCTCCAGGAAGAATGTGATTCTCGGGGATCCCTCGTCCTGAAGAAGTACATGGAGTACCGGAAATTGGGAAAGATCTCATCGGAGATCAATGCCCAGAACAAGAACCTGCTTGCGGTTGGAGCCGGGCAGGGCCCGGACCCAAGGGAGATTGAGCTCTACCTGGAAGAGATACTTTCTCTTATGCAGCTGGGCGAGGATTACACTGAATTCATGCTTTCCAAGATCAAGTGCCTTACTTCGGTTGATCCTGACTTGCTGCCCCGAGCCACCAAGGCCTTTAGGAGCGGAAGCTTCAGTAAAGTGGTGCAAGAGATAACCGGGTATTATGTGATTTTGGAGGGCTTCTTCATGGTGGAGAATGTGAGGAAGGCTATCAGTATAGATGAGCATGTGCCTGACAGCCTCACCACTTCCATGGTCGATGATGTCTTCTATGTCCTTCAGAGCTGCCTCCGCAGGGCCATCTTCACTTCGAATATCAGCTCCGTGATTGCGGTCCTGAGCGGGGCCTGCAGTTTGCTGGGCAATGAGTACCACGAAGCTTTACAGCTGAAAATGAGGGAGCCTAATCTCGGAGCCAAGCTTTTCTTGGGTGGGGTTGGCGTGCAGAAGACCGGAACTGACATTGCCACGGCTTTGAATAATGTGGATGTTAGTGCGGAGTACGTCCTCAAACTCAAGCACGAGATAGAAGAGCAATGTGCTGAGGTAAGTCATGTTTCTACATGTGCAAGGCACTGTCGTCTTTTGTTTCCCCAATGCTCCTTGGTTTCCTCCTCAATCTATGTCTTTCTGTTCTCTGAATCTTCTTACCGTTATGCTCTCGGATACTATATTTAGGTAAAGTTGGTTGAAGCTTTAGCGATTCCTTTACCTGAATATGTTTCCCAAGTCCAGATGCATTGATAGGAGTAATGCACTTCCCATTAGCTTATTGTAGTGGCAAGTCATTGCCTTTATATGGCTGTGAAGGCTAGTCATTTCTTTTGGTATAGATGTACTAGGAGATCGGCAACCAGTACTCTGAGGGTGTGATGAAGTCTATGAAGTTCCTTTGAATGAATCTTAATAGTTGTGTGTTCATGGCGGCTGTGAATATGATTTAAAGCTTCACAAAGTGCTGGCCTTTAATGAAGGCTGCTGAATGCTTTAAACTTGTCATGTACACAGTGGGAATACCCAAATGTGTTTAGCCATGAAGTCGATATCAATCCCCATGAACCAGCAAAGTGATTGATAGACAATTTAAGTTAGGAACAGATTAAGTGAAGGCAATGAAGCCAGATAGTGAGCATGTCTCTTAAATACAGGGGGTATAATTGACTGAGATGTTTGTGAAGATTCAGAGAGAGCACGGGGGCAAAAGGATCCTAACTAGGTACAAATAACCTCGAAGAAACCCAGTTTGAGCTGGGAGTTGGTAAAGCATTTTCAAATGGTGGTAGACTGGTATGACTATAAAGCTGCTTGAGCTGTTCTAGAGACTTTATGATGAACCTAGTAATGTCCATCAGTGAGAATAGTTCATTCAGCAGGGCCTTTAGTTCTGTTTCTCGTTGTGtcttattgatttttcaaatattttgtgGTCTAGAGACTGGAGAGCTGGATTTAACTATATACCGCAAGCTACATTTTCCTTCTGAATGGGCTACCTTTCCAGTCTGAAAGATTCAATAGTTCTGCTTTTGGAGAATAATTTTTCTGGAGTGAAGCTTTAAAATGGTGGGAAGTTTGCAGTATTGATGCAGATATGGGTCTTGATCTGACAACGGAAATAAAGGACAAGGGATTGAGATTGGATATTAGCTGAAACTTTGTGCCGGAAGTTATTCATATGATTTCACCGAACTTGTTTTGCATTCATTTCAGAATGCATTTCTTTCGTGTACAAGGTTTAAGTGCAACCTCACCGTCCAGTCTTTCAAGTAGTTGGTGTCTCCTGTTCCTGCATTTTCATCATCTATCGAAAAGAGCTCCGAACCTCTTTAGAGTCCAAATTGATCGGGCTGATTAATGTGGTCTTCCTCAGGTGTTCCCTGCTCCAGCTGATAGAGAGAGAGTTAAGTCGTGTGTTTCTGAGCTAGGTGAGATGAACAACACTTTCAAACAGGCTCTGAATTCTGGCATGGAGCAGCTGGTGGCGACTATCACACCCCGAATCCGCCCGGTGCTGGATAGTGTGGCAACCATCAGTTACGAGCTTTCAGAGGCAGAGTATGCAGACAACGAGATCAACGACCCGTGGGTCCAGAGGCTGCTGCTTGCAGTGGAAACAAATGTGTCGTGGCTCCAACCCCTCATGACCGCCACCAACTTCGACACATTTGTGCACTTGGTGATTGATTTCATTGTGAAGAGACTCGAAGTGATAATGATGCAGAAGAGGTTCAGTCAGCTCGGAGGTCTGCAGCTTGACAGAGATGCTAGGGCCCTGGTCAGCCACTTCTCGAGCATGACTCAGAGAACTGTGAGGGACAAGTTTGCGCGTCTTACACAAATGGCCACGATCCTCAACTTGGAGAAGGTCTCGGAGATACTCGACTTCTGGGGGGAGAACTCGGGGCCAATGACTTGGAGACTCACTCCTGCCGAGGTCAGGAGAGTCCTAGCCCTAAGGGTCGATTTCAAGCCAGAAGCCATAGCTGCTCTCAAGCTGTAATTCCTACTACCGATCATCTCCAGTTATATTGTCctatttccttttgttttataTACTTGTATTTAGATAGAGGTTAATATCTCATTCGATTCTTGGAGCAGGCCCCTAGTCCGTCCAATTGTTGGACGATATTAGTTTCGTCCCAATTTCCGTCCATATGGAACAGTTTTGTTTTCATGTAGTGTCTGTACAATtcatatatacaaattttttttttggattacaATAGGAGGGTTATGGCCTAATACAAGGAAATGGAaaggaaatctaaataaagggaTACGAATAATCCTactgatgagaatcgaacctAAAACCTGAAGGTGTTAGCCACTGCACTACACTCCCTTTCTCATTCATATATACAATTTTGAAGTGCTTATCCATGATCGGAATTATATCAAATGATAGACTCGAGCAGGAGGAGCTTTGCATCTCCTGTGGTTCAAACTGCTACAAAAGCAAAGTTTTCCTCTACATTTTGTAATATCTGACCGATTTATACATACGAGTAGTGTTCATCTTCTTTGATGTTCCCTCCTAAGTCCTTAATAAGCCTGAGAATCTGAAAAATTACAAGCAcgagcattgaagaagaatctgGGGTATCACAGGTAAAGGTCGATCGAAATCCAAAGCCTCACATGCCATAATCAAAATTTCTCATTAATTTATTCCCGGGTTTTATGGATTTGATTGATCCCTCTGCTCTTGTTTACAAGGAGCAGCCTATCACAACTATCCGATACCGATACAAAAACTTCTACCCTACCTCTACATACAGAAGAATTCGAACCGATACAAATATCTACAAGATTAGCCTTCAGGCAAATAGCACTGCAAGGTTGAACAGGTCAGAGTCCCACGGTTTTTGTCTTTGCGTCATTGCTGCCTGGTCCTCTCCTTTCCTGCAGCAAGAGTTTTCCATGTTAGAATGGGATGCCAAAGGAGATACTAGGAAGCTTCAAAAACAGATGGTAGAGAACTACCGAATATGCTGGACTTCAATGGGAATCGAATTGATGAACCCTTCACCCTTAGCTCCTTAAACTGCCTATTGCTCCCAGTCGGTCTCTCCATCTTTGATGGATCAATGCTGCTCTCCCCAGCCAAAAGGTCGACCCCTTTCTTAACCTTGTCATGGTAGAGAGCAGGAGGTGCAAGCCTCAGAGGAGGCAAGTTCTCAATCTGGATCGGTCCGTGGTCTTTTAGAAGATTGGCCAAGAGGTCAAACTGCACCATCACAATTTTAAATGGAATTGGTTATTCGAACATGGTGAAGCTAAACGAGACGATCA
This genomic window contains:
- the LOC116204224 gene encoding conserved oligomeric Golgi complex subunit 4; this encodes MASPSLASNGAEEANEDGTSSSSIHFGAPEALSHVQSLTDVGAMTRLLHECIAYQRALDVELDTLLSRRSDLDRHLLNLQKSAHVLDIVKSDSDHMLSNVRSTSQLADQVSGKVRELDLAQSRVNSTLLHLDAIVDRNNCIEAVKKALEHEDFEAAAKCVQTFLQIDAKYGRDARGWEQMMASKRQLESIVRKRLSAAIDQRDHPTVLRFIRLYSPLALEDEGLQAYVGYLKKVIGMRSRLEFEQLLELVQDPHGSQANFVGCLTNLFKDIVLAVEENHDILRSLCGEDGIVYAICELQEECDSRGSLVLKKYMEYRKLGKISSEINAQNKNLLAVGAGQGPDPREIELYLEEILSLMQLGEDYTEFMLSKIKCLTSVDPDLLPRATKAFRSGSFSKVVQEITGYYVILEGFFMVENVRKAISIDEHVPDSLTTSMVDDVFYVLQSCLRRAIFTSNISSVIAVLSGACSLLGNEYHEALQLKMREPNLGAKLFLGGVGVQKTGTDIATALNNVDVSAEYVLKLKHEIEEQCAEVFPAPADRERVKSCVSELGEMNNTFKQALNSGMEQLVATITPRIRPVLDSVATISYELSEAEYADNEINDPWVQRLLLAVETNVSWLQPLMTATNFDTFVHLVIDFIVKRLEVIMMQKRFSQLGGLQLDRDARALVSHFSSMTQRTVRDKFARLTQMATILNLEKVSEILDFWGENSGPMTWRLTPAEVRRVLALRVDFKPEAIAALKL